Proteins encoded within one genomic window of Xylophilus sp. GOD-11R:
- a CDS encoding MSMEG_0572/Sll0783 family nitrogen starvation response protein — protein sequence MPKVTQPAHQKGDFLVDYEEKVFEDVQADPGEKALVTFHTVAFEGSIGLVNLLQATRLQRKGFETSVLLYGPGVTLGVQRGFPTLGDEAFPGAQNFNNQITKFMSEGGKVYCCRFALQALYGHGEGSLIPGIKPINPLDVLDIVLLHRKAGAFILDTWTL from the coding sequence ATGCCCAAGGTCACCCAACCCGCCCATCAGAAAGGCGATTTCCTGGTCGACTACGAAGAGAAGGTCTTCGAGGACGTGCAGGCCGACCCCGGCGAGAAGGCGCTGGTCACCTTCCACACCGTGGCCTTCGAAGGCTCGATCGGCCTGGTCAACCTGCTGCAGGCAACCCGGCTGCAGCGCAAGGGCTTCGAGACCTCGGTGCTGCTCTACGGCCCGGGCGTGACGCTGGGCGTGCAGCGCGGCTTTCCCACGCTGGGCGACGAGGCGTTTCCGGGCGCGCAGAACTTCAACAACCAGATCACCAAGTTCATGTCCGAAGGCGGCAAGGTGTACTGCTGCCGCTTCGCGCTGCAGGCGCTCTACGGCCACGGCGAAGGCTCGCTGATCCCGGGCATCAAGCCGATCAATCCGCTGGACGTGCTGGACATCGTGCTGCTGCACCGCAAGGCCGGCGCCTTCATCCTCGATACCTGGACACTCTGA
- a CDS encoding Nit6803 family nitrilase, giving the protein MNHRTVRAAAAQIAPDLESADGTLAKVLETMRDAARQGVELIVFPETFVPYYPYFSFVLPPVLQGQDHLLLMERAPTVPGPVTDAVGAAAREHGMVVVLGVNERDHGSLYNTQIVFDADGRLVQKRRKITPTYHERMVWGQGDGAGLCAVDTRAGRVGALACWEHYNPLARYALMADHEEIHCAQFPGSLVGQIFGDQMGVTIRHHALESGCFVVNATGWLHDEQIRSVTPDEKLQGALRGGCHAAIVSPEGKYLAGPLTEGEGLVVADLDMKLIAKRKRMMDSVGHYARPELLSLAISREPNRTTRPMAAPPAIEPVEASAPVPPEKEFT; this is encoded by the coding sequence ATGAACCACCGCACCGTGCGCGCCGCCGCCGCGCAGATCGCCCCCGACCTGGAAAGCGCCGACGGCACGCTGGCCAAGGTGCTGGAGACGATGCGCGACGCGGCCCGGCAGGGGGTGGAGCTGATCGTCTTTCCCGAGACCTTCGTGCCCTACTACCCCTACTTCTCCTTCGTGCTGCCGCCGGTGCTGCAGGGCCAGGACCACCTGCTGCTGATGGAGCGCGCGCCGACGGTGCCCGGGCCGGTCACCGACGCCGTGGGCGCGGCCGCGCGGGAGCACGGCATGGTGGTGGTGCTGGGGGTCAACGAGCGCGACCACGGCAGTCTCTACAACACCCAGATCGTGTTCGACGCCGACGGCCGGCTGGTGCAGAAGCGCCGCAAGATCACGCCCACCTACCACGAGCGCATGGTCTGGGGCCAGGGCGACGGCGCGGGGCTCTGCGCGGTCGACACCCGGGCCGGGCGGGTCGGCGCGCTGGCCTGCTGGGAGCACTACAACCCGCTGGCGCGCTACGCGCTCATGGCCGACCACGAGGAGATCCACTGCGCGCAGTTCCCCGGCTCGCTAGTGGGGCAGATCTTCGGCGACCAGATGGGCGTGACGATCCGCCACCACGCGCTGGAATCCGGCTGCTTCGTGGTGAACGCCACCGGCTGGCTGCACGACGAACAGATCCGCTCGGTCACGCCCGACGAAAAACTGCAGGGCGCCCTGCGCGGCGGCTGCCACGCGGCCATCGTGTCGCCCGAAGGCAAGTACCTCGCCGGCCCGCTCACCGAGGGCGAAGGCCTGGTGGTGGCCGACCTCGACATGAAGCTGATCGCCAAGCGCAAGCGAATGATGGATTCGGTCGGCCACTACGCGCGGCCCGAGCTGCTGAGCCTGGCGATCAGCCGCGAACCGAACCGCACCACCCGCCCGATGGCGGCACCGCCGGCCATCGAACCGGTCGAGGCAAGCGCGCCTGTTCCACCCGAGAAGGAGTTCACATGA
- a CDS encoding MSMEG_0568 family radical SAM protein codes for MTELQSHGLRLVDPDAGAASRRGGAGPSDHKAVTVDGITLMVPVHTAPSYRSPFVADAPGPDGRALLRRDTIPIASIAFPKQPKFYGRSTAEGVPYSQIATLHGADVLATTVLQTCIRYESRRKACKFCAIGQSLAAGRTIERKTPAQLAEVAKAAVELDGVRHMVMTTGTPPTRDRGAAILAESAQAIRAAVNLPLQAQCEPPDTDAWFRRMKDAGVDTLGMHLEVIDEALRRRILPGKAEVPMSRYWDAFGAAVEVFGRGQVSTYLLAGLGDAPELILSTSRRLLDLGVYPFVVPFVPISGTPLEDQPAPSADFMRSVLEPLGRMAADAGIRATDIKAGCGKCAACSTLSRYETPLAA; via the coding sequence ATGACCGAGCTGCAGTCGCACGGCCTGCGGCTGGTGGACCCCGACGCCGGCGCCGCCAGCCGGCGCGGCGGCGCCGGGCCGTCGGACCACAAGGCGGTGACGGTGGACGGCATCACCCTGATGGTGCCGGTGCACACCGCGCCTTCGTACCGTTCGCCCTTCGTGGCCGACGCCCCGGGGCCGGACGGCCGCGCCCTGCTGCGCCGCGACACCATTCCCATCGCCAGCATCGCGTTTCCCAAGCAGCCGAAGTTCTACGGACGCAGCACGGCCGAGGGCGTGCCCTATTCGCAGATCGCCACGCTGCACGGCGCCGACGTGCTGGCCACCACCGTGCTGCAGACCTGCATCCGCTACGAGAGCCGGCGCAAGGCCTGCAAGTTCTGCGCGATCGGCCAGTCGCTGGCGGCCGGCCGCACTATCGAGCGCAAGACGCCCGCGCAGCTCGCCGAAGTGGCCAAGGCCGCGGTAGAGCTCGACGGCGTACGCCACATGGTGATGACCACCGGCACGCCACCCACCCGCGACCGGGGCGCGGCCATCCTCGCCGAGAGCGCCCAAGCGATCCGCGCCGCCGTCAACCTGCCGCTGCAGGCCCAGTGCGAGCCGCCCGACACCGACGCCTGGTTCCGCCGCATGAAGGACGCCGGTGTGGACACCCTGGGCATGCACCTGGAAGTGATCGACGAAGCGCTGCGCCGCCGCATCCTGCCCGGCAAGGCCGAGGTGCCGATGAGCCGCTACTGGGACGCCTTCGGCGCGGCGGTGGAGGTGTTCGGGCGCGGCCAGGTCAGCACCTACCTGCTGGCCGGCCTGGGCGATGCGCCGGAACTCATCTTGTCGACCAGCCGCCGCCTGCTCGACCTGGGCGTCTACCCCTTCGTCGTGCCCTTCGTGCCGATCAGCGGCACGCCGCTGGAAGACCAGCCCGCGCCCAGCGCCGACTTCATGCGTTCGGTGCTGGAGCCGCTCGGCCGCATGGCCGCCGACGCCGGCATCCGCGCCACCGACATCAAGGCCGGCTGCGGCAAGTGCGCTGCCTGCTCCACCCTGTCGCGCTACGAGACGCCGCTGGCGGCCTGA
- a CDS encoding MSMEG_0567/Sll0786 family nitrogen starvation N-acetyltransferase: MDAIDIARCSAPDFCDLPLGFRSPEFRIQWASGPWMRQQALALRRQVFCQEQGLFDGDDFDTIDADDPSCRLLVALSSWGAQPDEVIGTVRIHRPEPGLWWGSRLAVARDWRRHGQLGSSLIRLAVGSAHALGCHTFLAHVQAQNVALFRRLRWSVLDEMVIHDRMHALMRADLSHYPPCTTPYEGFVLADGARHG, translated from the coding sequence ATGGACGCCATCGACATCGCCCGCTGCTCCGCGCCCGATTTCTGCGACCTGCCGCTGGGTTTCCGCTCGCCCGAGTTCCGCATCCAGTGGGCCTCCGGGCCGTGGATGCGCCAGCAGGCACTGGCGCTGCGCCGCCAGGTCTTCTGCCAGGAGCAGGGCCTCTTCGACGGCGACGACTTCGACACGATCGACGCCGACGACCCGAGCTGCCGCCTGCTGGTCGCCCTGTCGTCCTGGGGTGCCCAGCCCGACGAGGTGATCGGCACGGTGCGCATCCACCGGCCGGAACCCGGCCTGTGGTGGGGTTCGCGGCTGGCCGTGGCGCGCGACTGGCGGCGCCATGGCCAGCTCGGCAGCAGCCTGATCCGCCTGGCCGTGGGCAGCGCGCACGCACTCGGCTGCCACACCTTCCTGGCGCATGTGCAGGCGCAGAACGTGGCGCTGTTTCGCCGGCTGCGCTGGAGCGTGCTCGACGAGATGGTGATCCACGACCGCATGCACGCCCTGATGCGCGCCGACCTGTCGCACTACCCGCCCTGCACCACGCCCTACGAAGGCTTCGTGCTGGCCGACGGAGCCCGCCATGGCTGA
- a CDS encoding sll0787 family AIR synthase-like protein, with translation MADLDRLVSAVRASRGFAHKRDIGTVMGWLDGTPAAASAVPNGDDCAVLPDPAGGGHLLFAIEGLVRDFVEAMPWFAGYSGVMVNLSDIAAMGGRPVAVVDALWSDGDAKACELLAGMRAAAERYGVPLVGGHTNLRAEGAQLAVSVLGRATKLIQSFTARPGDTLLMAVDLRGHWHDPYPFWDASTTAPAPRLRADLELLPRLAEDGLVDAGKDISMAGVLGTALMLLECSRAGAVIELDRIPRPAELPAGDDELLRWLGAFPSFGYLLSVRPDRADEVLARFVDAGIACAAIGTITEGSRLELVQAGEGRTIWDHAEEAFITAGVCHA, from the coding sequence ATGGCTGATCTCGACCGCCTCGTCTCCGCCGTGCGCGCCAGCCGGGGTTTCGCGCACAAGCGCGACATCGGCACCGTCATGGGCTGGCTCGACGGCACGCCCGCCGCCGCCTCGGCGGTGCCCAATGGCGACGACTGCGCCGTGCTGCCCGACCCCGCCGGTGGCGGCCACCTGCTGTTCGCCATCGAAGGCCTGGTGCGCGATTTCGTCGAAGCCATGCCCTGGTTCGCCGGCTACAGCGGCGTGATGGTGAACCTGAGCGACATCGCCGCCATGGGCGGCCGGCCGGTGGCGGTGGTCGACGCCCTGTGGAGCGACGGCGACGCCAAGGCCTGCGAACTGCTGGCCGGCATGCGGGCTGCCGCCGAGCGCTACGGCGTGCCGCTGGTCGGCGGCCACACCAACCTGCGGGCCGAGGGCGCGCAGCTGGCGGTGTCGGTGCTGGGGCGGGCGACGAAGCTGATCCAGAGCTTCACCGCGCGGCCGGGCGACACCCTGCTGATGGCCGTCGACCTGCGCGGCCACTGGCACGACCCCTATCCCTTCTGGGACGCCTCCACCACCGCGCCCGCGCCGCGCCTGCGCGCCGACCTGGAACTGCTGCCGCGCCTAGCCGAGGACGGCCTGGTCGATGCCGGCAAGGACATCAGCATGGCCGGCGTGCTGGGCACCGCGCTGATGCTGCTCGAATGCTCGCGCGCCGGTGCGGTCATCGAGCTGGACCGCATTCCCCGCCCCGCCGAACTGCCCGCGGGCGACGACGAACTGTTGCGCTGGCTGGGGGCGTTTCCCAGCTTCGGCTACCTGCTGAGCGTGCGGCCGGATCGGGCGGACGAAGTGCTGGCGCGGTTCGTCGACGCCGGCATCGCCTGCGCCGCCATCGGCACCATCACCGAGGGCAGCCGGCTCGAGCTCGTCCAGGCCGGCGAGGGCCGCACTATCTGGGACCACGCCGAAGAAGCCTTCATCACCGCCGGGGTGTGCCATGCGTGA
- a CDS encoding MSMEG_0565 family glycosyltransferase: MRDIAPSRSPLRIGLLTHSVLPRGGVVHTLELAGALARRGHRVTVIAPAEAGQTLFRDPGAPDAPVHLALLPAGTIAGPLVEQVRQRIAAIARGLPTVLEAGDFDLLHVHDSLGGNALADLHDRGHRLPAWLRTIHHLDDFADPQLAAWQARAWRSAQAIGCVSDTWCRHLDEQHGRIARRLHNGVDLRRFKPTAMPGEQEALRAAGLRPGLTCLAVGGVEHRKNSLRLLHAFARLRRTDPRWAEARLVIAGGASLLDHSASLRGWFEALADLGWNEGPDQPVWRTGPLPDTLLPALMRHATVLAMPSLMEGFGLVALEALACGTPALVSRRAPFTEHLAGCAHVGWCDPEDIASIAHGLQATALLPRPDTPPPVCLAHGWDASAERHEDWYRATLATGVRLPAEL, encoded by the coding sequence ATGCGTGACATCGCCCCGAGCCGCTCGCCGCTGCGCATCGGCCTGCTGACCCATTCGGTGCTGCCGCGCGGCGGCGTGGTGCACACGCTGGAGCTGGCCGGTGCCCTGGCGCGGCGCGGCCACCGGGTGACGGTGATCGCACCGGCCGAGGCCGGTCAGACCCTGTTCCGCGACCCCGGCGCGCCCGACGCACCGGTACATCTCGCGCTGCTGCCCGCCGGCACCATCGCCGGCCCGCTGGTCGAGCAGGTGCGCCAGCGCATCGCGGCCATCGCGCGCGGCCTGCCCACCGTGCTGGAGGCCGGCGACTTCGACCTGCTCCACGTTCACGACAGCCTGGGCGGCAACGCCCTGGCCGACCTGCACGACCGCGGCCACCGGCTGCCCGCCTGGCTGCGCACCATCCACCATCTCGACGACTTCGCCGACCCACAACTCGCCGCCTGGCAGGCCCGCGCCTGGCGTTCGGCTCAGGCAATAGGCTGCGTCAGCGACACCTGGTGCCGCCACCTCGACGAGCAGCACGGCCGCATCGCCCGGCGCCTGCACAACGGCGTGGACCTGCGGCGCTTCAAGCCGACCGCCATGCCCGGCGAGCAGGAAGCACTGCGCGCGGCCGGCCTGCGCCCCGGCCTGACCTGCCTGGCCGTCGGTGGCGTGGAGCACCGCAAGAACAGCCTGCGACTGCTGCACGCCTTCGCCCGGCTGCGCCGCACCGACCCGCGCTGGGCCGAGGCCCGGCTGGTGATCGCCGGCGGCGCGAGCCTGCTCGACCACAGCGCCTCGCTGCGCGGCTGGTTCGAGGCGCTGGCCGACCTCGGCTGGAACGAAGGCCCGGACCAGCCGGTCTGGCGCACCGGCCCCCTGCCCGACACCCTGCTGCCCGCACTGATGCGCCATGCCACCGTGCTGGCCATGCCATCGCTGATGGAAGGTTTCGGCCTGGTCGCGCTGGAGGCGCTGGCCTGCGGCACGCCGGCCCTGGTGTCGCGGCGCGCGCCCTTCACCGAGCACCTGGCCGGCTGCGCGCATGTGGGCTGGTGCGACCCGGAAGACATCGCCTCCATCGCCCACGGCCTGCAGGCCACCGCCCTGCTGCCGCGCCCGGACACCCCGCCGCCGGTGTGCCTGGCCCACGGCTGGGACGCCAGCGCCGAGCGCCACGAAGACTGGTACCGCGCCACGCTCGCCACCGGCGTGCGCCTGCCGGCCGAACTCTGA
- a CDS encoding MSMEG_0570 family nitrogen starvation response protein, which translates to MPAMHYTIRWPDDSEATCYSPSLVIQDFFEPGHDYPLDDFLRRIREATTIASDRVRAKYGFACSMAADQLATLEARAADFAATPGAPVRMVAFETTSA; encoded by the coding sequence ATGCCCGCCATGCACTACACCATCCGCTGGCCCGACGACAGCGAAGCCACCTGCTATTCGCCCTCGCTGGTCATCCAGGATTTCTTCGAGCCCGGACACGACTACCCGCTGGACGACTTTTTGCGCCGCATCCGCGAGGCCACCACCATCGCCAGCGACCGGGTGCGCGCCAAGTACGGCTTCGCCTGCTCCATGGCGGCCGACCAGCTCGCCACGCTGGAAGCCCGCGCCGCCGACTTCGCCGCCACGCCCGGTGCGCCGGTGCGAATGGTGGCCTTCGAAACCACCTCCGCCTGA
- a CDS encoding MSMEG_0569 family flavin-dependent oxidoreductase — MNTESIPRHSVVVVGGGQAGLSVSYFLREQGTDHAIFEKHRAMHTWRTQRWDNFCLVTPNWQCALPGHPYAGDDPHGFMKKDQITDYLDGFRAKLAPPIHEGVAVQSIRQEGDLFRVRSSQGECLAEQVVVASGGYHQPIVPRLAERLPASITQIHSADYKNAAQLPPGKVLVVGSGQSGAQIAEDLHLAGREVVLAIGEAPRCARFYRGRDVVDWLADMGYYRMSVDQHPLREGVRDNTNHYVTGRDGGRDIDLRRFALEGMELYGQLDALEGDTLRFRPTLAASLDSADRTYNGINAAIDKYIAEQGIEAGEPSIYEPLWAPAAEREALPLADSGIGSVVWCIGFAPDFRWLDAPVFNGQGHPVHERGVTQVPGLYFIGLPWLHTWGSGRFSGVAADAAHVADRIARRREALHPELIAAREAEASPA, encoded by the coding sequence ATGAACACCGAATCCATCCCCCGCCACAGCGTCGTCGTCGTCGGCGGCGGCCAGGCCGGCCTGTCGGTCAGCTACTTCCTGCGCGAGCAGGGCACCGACCACGCCATCTTCGAAAAGCACCGCGCCATGCACACCTGGCGCACGCAGCGCTGGGACAACTTCTGTCTGGTCACGCCCAACTGGCAATGCGCCCTGCCCGGCCATCCCTATGCAGGCGACGACCCGCACGGCTTCATGAAGAAGGACCAGATCACCGACTACCTCGACGGCTTTCGCGCCAAGCTCGCGCCGCCCATCCACGAAGGCGTGGCGGTGCAGAGCATTCGCCAGGAAGGCGATCTGTTCCGGGTGCGCAGCAGCCAGGGCGAATGCCTGGCCGAACAGGTCGTCGTGGCCTCGGGCGGCTACCACCAGCCGATCGTGCCGCGCCTGGCCGAGCGGCTGCCGGCTTCCATCACCCAGATCCATTCGGCCGATTACAAGAATGCCGCGCAGCTGCCGCCCGGCAAGGTGCTGGTGGTGGGCTCGGGCCAGAGCGGCGCGCAGATCGCCGAAGACCTGCACCTGGCCGGCCGCGAGGTGGTGCTGGCCATCGGCGAGGCGCCGCGCTGTGCCCGTTTCTACCGGGGCCGCGACGTGGTCGACTGGCTGGCCGACATGGGCTACTACCGCATGTCGGTGGACCAGCACCCGCTGCGCGAAGGCGTGCGCGACAACACCAACCACTACGTCACCGGCCGCGACGGCGGCCGCGACATCGACCTGCGCCGCTTCGCCCTGGAGGGCATGGAGCTCTACGGCCAGCTCGACGCGCTGGAGGGCGACACCCTGCGTTTTCGGCCCACGCTCGCCGCCAGCCTCGACAGCGCCGACCGCACCTACAACGGCATCAACGCGGCGATCGACAAATACATCGCCGAGCAGGGCATCGAGGCCGGCGAGCCTTCGATCTACGAGCCGCTGTGGGCGCCGGCCGCTGAGCGCGAGGCCCTGCCGCTGGCCGACTCGGGCATCGGCTCGGTGGTCTGGTGCATCGGCTTCGCACCCGACTTCCGCTGGCTCGACGCGCCGGTCTTCAACGGCCAGGGCCATCCGGTGCACGAACGCGGCGTGACCCAGGTGCCGGGCCTGTATTTCATCGGCCTGCCCTGGCTGCACACCTGGGGCTCGGGCCGCTTCTCGGGCGTGGCGGCCGACGCCGCCCATGTGGCCGATCGCATCGCCCGACGCCGCGAAGCGCTGCACCCGGAACTGATCGCGGCGCGCGAGGCCGAGGCGTCGCCGGCCTGA
- a CDS encoding Pnap_2097 family protein: MQDLAPDTTDRWSTPTDAAPSGVARPWSGATTVTLGMPQLDGCGLSETWLQKTCGAAHWRGLEAHLGRPAQDWRDASGRRVYAAFGIVRLRAARLAKAVEGERLRIASTLAAVGRSQAWSRHRLSTRGERIGELEMLSVFIGRGDDGSNRSVRRVSMRDEAAAEPTGARAVADHARAWRASLAQPVPAAEPYRTVRWLACPRNDFNGAGLVYFCHFTAWADRALSGWHLLGAGQRVVERECLFLGNLDPGEEVELALRADQPTATGGCLEVGIRCTRHDRLLAVVRTTWELA, encoded by the coding sequence ATGCAAGACCTCGCCCCCGACACCACCGATCGCTGGTCCACGCCGACCGATGCCGCGCCGTCCGGCGTGGCCCGGCCCTGGTCGGGCGCCACCACCGTCACCCTGGGCATGCCCCAGCTCGACGGCTGCGGGCTGTCGGAAACCTGGCTGCAGAAGACCTGCGGCGCAGCGCACTGGCGCGGGCTCGAAGCCCATCTCGGCCGCCCGGCGCAGGACTGGCGCGACGCCAGCGGCCGGCGGGTGTATGCGGCCTTCGGCATCGTGCGACTGCGCGCCGCGCGGCTGGCCAAGGCCGTAGAAGGCGAGCGTCTGCGCATCGCCAGCACGCTGGCCGCCGTGGGCCGGTCGCAAGCCTGGAGCCGGCACCGCCTGAGCACACGCGGCGAGCGCATCGGCGAGCTGGAGATGCTGTCGGTCTTCATCGGCCGGGGCGACGACGGCTCCAATCGCTCGGTGCGCCGGGTGAGCATGCGCGACGAGGCAGCCGCCGAGCCAACGGGCGCACGCGCTGTGGCCGACCATGCCCGCGCCTGGCGCGCATCGCTGGCGCAACCGGTGCCGGCGGCAGAGCCGTATCGCACCGTGCGCTGGCTCGCCTGCCCCCGCAACGACTTCAATGGCGCCGGCCTCGTCTACTTTTGCCACTTCACCGCCTGGGCCGACCGGGCGCTGTCCGGCTGGCATCTGCTCGGTGCCGGGCAGCGGGTGGTCGAGCGCGAATGCCTGTTCCTCGGCAACCTCGACCCAGGCGAAGAAGTGGAGCTCGCGCTGCGGGCCGACCAGCCGACGGCCACCGGTGGTTGTCTGGAAGTCGGCATCCGCTGCACCCGCCACGACCGCCTGCTGGCCGTGGTGCGCACCACCTGGGAGCTCGCATGA
- the scpA gene encoding methylmalonyl-CoA mutase, whose protein sequence is MNPESKPADHAAWRAAVAPSAPGGDPSALARHAGDGLVVQPLYTAADTAGLPHLDTLPGFAPFVRGPQPGMHATRPWTIRQYAGFSTARETNTAYRQALAGGAQGISVAFDLPTHRGYDSDHPEVAADVGQAGVAIDSVEDMAVLFEGIPLARVSVSLTMSGAVLPVLAAFIVAAEEQGVPQAALTGTIQNDILKEFLVRNTYIYPPTPSMRIVGDIVAHTAAASPRFNAISISGYHLQEAGAEPALALALTLADGMEYVRTALARGLDVDAFAGRLSFFFGVGMDFYVEIAKLRAARLLWCRVMQGFGAREPRSLVLRTHCQTSGASLTGQDPHNNIVRTTVEAMAAVFGGTQSLHTNAFDEAVSLPTEAAARVALATQLILRDESRIGEVIDPWAGSYLMEKLTHDMADAAWKIVEEIEAQGGMARVVDSGWAGERIEAAAAAKQARIDAGREIVVGVNRHRPRIDEPIASRAIDADGVREAQTAALRALRARRDAAAVDAALSALADAAGSGAGNLLALAIVAMRVRATVGEVSHALEQVWGRHGARARATGGAYAAACDAGDGSDDWQRLRAEARALAGRLGRAPRLLVAKLGQDGHDRGAKVVGGAFADLGFEVEMGPLFQRPDECARQAVAFGAHAIGVSTLAAGHRALVPALMRALRVLGADHVLVFVGGVVPREDHEMLYDCGVQGIYGPGTPIPASARDVMERLRQADRHDGRTPGRHPAAAASN, encoded by the coding sequence ATGAACCCCGAGTCGAAACCAGCCGACCACGCCGCATGGCGCGCCGCCGTCGCGCCCTCGGCTCCGGGCGGCGACCCGTCCGCCCTGGCGCGCCACGCCGGCGACGGCCTCGTCGTGCAGCCGCTCTACACCGCCGCCGACACCGCCGGCCTGCCGCATCTCGACACCCTGCCCGGCTTCGCCCCCTTCGTGCGCGGCCCGCAGCCCGGCATGCACGCCACCCGGCCGTGGACCATCCGCCAGTACGCCGGTTTTTCCACCGCCCGCGAAACCAACACCGCCTACCGCCAGGCCCTGGCCGGCGGCGCCCAGGGCATCAGCGTGGCCTTCGACCTGCCCACCCATCGCGGCTACGACAGCGACCATCCGGAGGTGGCCGCCGACGTGGGGCAGGCAGGTGTCGCCATCGACAGCGTGGAAGACATGGCCGTGCTGTTCGAGGGCATACCGCTGGCCCGGGTGAGTGTTTCGCTGACCATGAGCGGCGCGGTGCTGCCGGTGCTGGCCGCCTTCATCGTCGCCGCCGAGGAACAGGGCGTGCCGCAGGCCGCGCTCACCGGCACCATCCAGAACGACATCCTCAAGGAGTTCCTGGTCCGCAACACCTACATCTACCCGCCCACACCGTCGATGCGCATCGTGGGCGACATCGTGGCCCACACCGCCGCCGCCAGCCCCCGCTTCAACGCGATCAGCATCTCCGGCTACCACCTGCAGGAGGCCGGTGCCGAGCCCGCGCTGGCGCTGGCCCTGACGCTGGCCGACGGCATGGAATACGTGCGCACCGCCCTGGCCCGGGGCCTGGACGTGGACGCCTTCGCCGGCCGGCTGTCGTTCTTCTTCGGCGTCGGCATGGATTTCTACGTGGAGATCGCCAAGCTGCGCGCCGCCCGGCTGCTGTGGTGCCGCGTCATGCAGGGCTTCGGCGCGCGCGAGCCGCGCAGCCTCGTGCTGCGCACCCACTGCCAGACCTCCGGCGCCTCGCTCACCGGCCAGGATCCACACAACAACATCGTGCGCACCACCGTCGAGGCCATGGCCGCCGTCTTCGGCGGCACCCAGAGCCTGCACACCAACGCCTTCGACGAGGCCGTGTCCCTGCCCACCGAGGCCGCCGCCCGCGTCGCCCTGGCCACGCAGCTGATCCTGCGCGACGAGAGCCGCATCGGCGAAGTCATCGACCCCTGGGCCGGCAGCTACCTGATGGAAAAGCTCACCCACGACATGGCCGACGCCGCCTGGAAGATCGTCGAGGAGATCGAAGCGCAGGGCGGCATGGCGCGGGTGGTGGACAGCGGCTGGGCCGGCGAACGCATCGAGGCCGCCGCCGCGGCGAAGCAGGCGCGCATCGACGCGGGCCGGGAGATCGTGGTGGGCGTCAACCGCCATCGCCCGCGCATCGACGAGCCGATCGCCAGCCGCGCGATCGACGCCGATGGCGTGCGCGAAGCGCAGACGGCCGCCCTGCGCGCGCTGCGCGCGCGACGCGACGCGGCGGCGGTGGACGCGGCGCTGAGCGCCCTGGCCGACGCGGCCGGCTCGGGCGCCGGCAACCTGCTGGCGCTGGCCATCGTCGCGATGCGCGTCCGCGCCACCGTAGGCGAGGTGTCGCACGCGCTGGAACAGGTCTGGGGCCGGCACGGCGCGCGGGCCCGGGCCACCGGCGGCGCGTACGCGGCGGCGTGCGATGCCGGCGACGGCAGCGACGACTGGCAACGGCTGCGCGCCGAGGCGCGGGCGTTGGCGGGCCGGCTCGGCCGCGCACCGCGCCTGCTGGTCGCCAAGCTCGGCCAGGACGGCCACGACCGGGGCGCGAAGGTGGTCGGTGGTGCGTTCGCCGACCTGGGCTTCGAGGTCGAGATGGGTCCGCTGTTCCAGCGCCCGGACGAATGCGCCCGCCAGGCTGTCGCCTTCGGCGCGCACGCCATCGGCGTCAGCACCCTGGCCGCCGGCCACCGCGCGCTAGTGCCGGCGCTGATGCGGGCCCTGCGAGTGCTCGGCGCCGACCACGTGCTCGTTTTCGTCGGCGGCGTGGTCCCGCGCGAGGACCACGAAATGCTCTACGACTGCGGTGTGCAGGGCATCTACGGGCCGGGCACGCCGATACCGGCCAGCGCGCGGGATGTGATGGAGCGCCTGCGACAAGCCGACCGCCACGATGGCCGCACGCCGGGCCGCCATCCGGCAGCCGCAGCCTCGAACTGA